The DNA window TGCCCGGCGAAACCGGGCTTTAGAAGAGAGAACCGTCAGGCAAGACGATGACCGGGGATAAACCACTCCCGACGAGAATTCAGCAAGTCCTGTGCACTCATTGCTTTTTTACCCGCTGGCTGCAGCGACTCCAGATTCAGGATACCGTCACCAGTTGCCATCTGGATACCCAATTTGCTGACTGCCACGATAGTGCCGGGTTCAGCACTGCTTGTATCGGTGCTAACAGATGCACGCCAGACTTTTACTGGTTGTTCATCAATTTCTAGCCAGCTTATTGGCCATGGATTGAACGCCCGAATGCAACGTTCAAGCTGCACGGCAGAAAGTGACCAGTCAATACGCGCTTCTTCTTTGCTTAGCTTCTCGGCATAGCTGACTAGCGTTTCGTCTTGTACTTCAGGTTTTGCTGTACCACTGACCAGTTGAGCCAGAGTTTCCAGTAATCCTTGTGGCCCAAGAACCGCCAATTTATCGTACAAGCTACTGCTGGTGTCTTCTCCAGTAATTGGGCAAGACAGTTTATACAACATATCACCAGTATCGAGCCCTACGTCCATTTGCATAATGGTCACGCCAGTCTCGGTATCACCAGCCCATAATGCACGCTGGATTGGCGCCGCACCGCGCCAACGTGGCAACAAAGAACCGTGAACGTTGAGGCAACCCAGACGTGGCATGTCCAGAACCTGCTTGGGGAGGATTAGTCCATAAGCAACTACAACCATCACATCGGCGTTCAGCGAGGCAACCAGCTGCTGATTTTCCTGCGGGCGCAGTGAAGAGGGTTGAAATACCGGTAGGCCATTTGCTTCAGCCAGTATTTTGACAGGACTCGGCATGAGTTTTTTGCCACGACCTGCAGGCCTGTCTGGCTGAGTGAATACACCGACGATCTCATACTCAGATGACAACAGTGCGTCAAGATGACGCGCTGCAAAATCGGGCGTTCCCGCAAAAATTATACGTAATGATTGTGACACGTTAGTCCTTGTCTTCAGGCTCGTGCATTCAGGCGATCCAGTTTTTCAACTTTCTGGCGGATACGCTGTTGCTTAAGCGGGGACAGATAATCAATAAATAGTTTGCCTACTAGATGATCCATTTCATGTTGGATACAAATAGCCAGTAAACCATCGGCTGACAGTTCAAACGGCTTACCTTCACGATCCAGAGCCCGAATCCTTACTTTTTCGGCTCGTGGTACCAACGCACGCTGCTCAGGAATGGAAAGGCAGCCTTCCTCAATCCCAGTTTCACCGTCTTTTTCCAGCAATTCTGGATTAATTAACACCAGACGCTCTTCTCGATTCTCTGACACATCAATAACAATAATACGCTGATGGATGTCCACCTGCGTAGCGGCCAGACCAATGCCTTCCTCAGCGTACATTGTCTCGAACATATCATCGACGATACGCTGAATTTCCGCATTCACTTCTTTGACCGGCTCAGCGACTTTGCGAAGGCGCTCGTCCGGAATATGTAACACTTGCAAAACTGCCATAAAGATCCAGAGTTGTATTCAGGAGTTGATAAGATTATTAGCTCTATTCTAGACAAAACCCCCCGCAATTGACAGTCTCGCTGTCCAATCGCAAAGATTGCTAAAGCCGCTTATGGCAGAGGGGAACAGGGATGACGCCTACAGAAATTTGGTTACGCCTGATGAAAGTGAGCAGCCTGTATGGCGACGAAATGGTGATGGTTGCTCATCAGTTATGTTCAATCCCAACAATAGATCATGAGAGTTT is part of the Klebsiella huaxiensis genome and encodes:
- the def gene encoding peptide deformylase, with translation MAVLQVLHIPDERLRKVAEPVKEVNAEIQRIVDDMFETMYAEEGIGLAATQVDIHQRIIVIDVSENREERLVLINPELLEKDGETGIEEGCLSIPEQRALVPRAEKVRIRALDREGKPFELSADGLLAICIQHEMDHLVGKLFIDYLSPLKQQRIRQKVEKLDRLNARA
- the fmt gene encoding methionyl-tRNA formyltransferase — encoded protein: MSQSLRIIFAGTPDFAARHLDALLSSEYEIVGVFTQPDRPAGRGKKLMPSPVKILAEANGLPVFQPSSLRPQENQQLVASLNADVMVVVAYGLILPKQVLDMPRLGCLNVHGSLLPRWRGAAPIQRALWAGDTETGVTIMQMDVGLDTGDMLYKLSCPITGEDTSSSLYDKLAVLGPQGLLETLAQLVSGTAKPEVQDETLVSYAEKLSKEEARIDWSLSAVQLERCIRAFNPWPISWLEIDEQPVKVWRASVSTDTSSAEPGTIVAVSKLGIQMATGDGILNLESLQPAGKKAMSAQDLLNSRREWFIPGHRLA